From the genome of Streptococcus marmotae, one region includes:
- a CDS encoding MarR family winged helix-turn-helix transcriptional regulator, which yields MPQIQQVIGNQIEEQSQSLLLEHNLCFSLYVASREFINRYTPFLADIGLTYTQYVVMMVLWEEHSIITRELRDRVFLDSGTLTPVLKKLEEKGFVTRERSQTDARDLTVTLTQKGDNLKQEALAIQADIAKSFKGSMNNDNLLQLLQIMLETFRQERKEK from the coding sequence GTGCCACAGATACAACAAGTAATTGGTAATCAAATTGAAGAACAGTCACAAAGCCTCCTTTTAGAACACAACCTCTGTTTTTCTTTGTATGTTGCTTCGAGAGAGTTTATCAATCGCTATACGCCTTTTTTAGCTGACATCGGACTGACTTATACCCAATATGTCGTCATGATGGTTCTTTGGGAAGAGCACAGCATCATCACTCGTGAGCTAAGGGATAGGGTCTTCCTAGATAGTGGTACCCTAACACCTGTCCTAAAGAAATTAGAGGAGAAAGGATTTGTCACTAGGGAACGCTCACAAACAGATGCTCGGGACTTAACTGTTACCCTCACTCAAAAAGGCGACAACCTAAAGCAGGAGGCCTTGGCTATTCAAGCGGACATTGCTAAAAGCTTTAAGGGGAGTATGAATAACGACAACCTTTTACAATTATTACAAATAATGCTAGAGACATTCAGACAGGAACGAAAGGAAAAATAA
- a CDS encoding dihydroorotate oxidase: MPSTKTQIAGFPFENCLMNAAGVACMTIAELEEVRLSQAGTFVTKTATLEARVGNPEPRYQDVPLGSINSMGLPNQGLDYYLDYLLELQAKEPNQTFFLSLVGLSQEETHRLLKQVEESEFKGLTELNLSCPNVPGKPQIAYDFETTEAILKEVFSYFTKPLGIKLPPYFDMVHFDQAAAIFNQFPLAFVNCVNSIGNGLYIEDESVVIRPKNGFGGIGGEYIKPTALANVHAFYQRLKPEIQIIGTGGVLTGRDAFEHILCGASMVQVGTTLHKEGVVAFKRITAELKAIMAEKGYESLDDFRGKLQYME, encoded by the coding sequence ATGCCATCAACCAAGACACAGATTGCTGGTTTTCCATTTGAAAACTGCTTGATGAATGCCGCGGGGGTTGCCTGTATGACGATTGCAGAGTTAGAGGAAGTAAGACTGTCCCAAGCTGGAACCTTTGTGACCAAGACCGCTACCTTAGAAGCGCGTGTTGGAAATCCTGAACCCCGTTATCAGGATGTTCCGCTTGGCTCGATTAACTCGATGGGATTGCCAAATCAAGGTTTGGATTATTATTTGGATTATCTTTTGGAATTGCAGGCAAAAGAACCGAATCAAACCTTCTTCCTTTCCTTGGTCGGACTGTCTCAGGAAGAAACTCATAGGCTGTTAAAACAAGTGGAAGAAAGTGAGTTTAAGGGCTTAACCGAGTTGAATTTGTCCTGCCCAAATGTGCCAGGTAAACCACAAATTGCCTATGATTTTGAAACAACAGAGGCCATTTTAAAAGAGGTATTTAGCTACTTTACCAAACCTCTTGGGATTAAGTTGCCTCCTTACTTTGATATGGTGCATTTTGATCAGGCAGCAGCGATTTTTAACCAATTTCCGCTCGCTTTTGTCAACTGTGTCAACTCCATTGGAAATGGTCTCTACATTGAAGATGAGTCGGTTGTCATTCGTCCTAAAAATGGATTTGGAGGAATTGGTGGCGAATATATCAAACCGACAGCCCTTGCAAATGTCCACGCTTTCTACCAGCGGTTAAAACCAGAAATCCAAATCATTGGAACTGGAGGAGTTCTGACAGGTCGTGATGCTTTTGAGCATATCCTTTGTGGAGCTAGTATGGTGCAAGTTGGGACAACTCTTCATAAGGAAGGGGTCGTAGCCTTTAAGCGGATTACGGCAGAATTGAAAGCCATTATGGCAGAAAAAGGCTATGAAAGTCTAGACGATTTCCGTGGGAAATTGCAGTATATGGAGTAA
- a CDS encoding alanine/glycine:cation symporter family protein, with protein sequence MVEILQRVNGLVWGAPLLMLLVGTGIYFSFRLGLFQVRKLPQALRLVLADDGSGQGDVSSFAALCTALAATVGTGNIVGVATAIKMGGPGALFWMWVAAFFGMATKYAEGFLAIKYRTKDANGQVAGGPMHYITIGMGEKWKPLAIFFAISGVLVAFLGIGTFTQVNSITSSLENSFAFSPQVVSIILAVLVGVIIFGGIEAISNVSTKVVPFMALLYIAATVTVLAVNAHQLLPTLVLVAKSAFTPSAALGGFAGASVRAAIQNGIARGVFSNESGLGSAPIAAAAAKSNQPVEQGLISMVGTFIDTIIICSLTGLSILVTGQWTVEGLEGAPLTQAAFATFFGNPGALALTFSLVLFAFTTILGWSYYGERCFEFLFGTRFILLYRLIFIAMVALGGFLQLEVIWMIADIVNGLMALPNLIALLALSPIIIRETRQYFKER encoded by the coding sequence ATGGTAGAAATCTTACAACGTGTCAATGGTTTGGTTTGGGGTGCCCCGTTACTGATGTTGTTGGTAGGAACAGGAATCTATTTTAGTTTTCGATTAGGGCTTTTTCAGGTCAGAAAACTGCCGCAGGCTCTTAGGCTTGTCTTAGCAGATGATGGGAGTGGGCAGGGAGATGTCTCTAGCTTTGCAGCCCTTTGTACGGCTCTTGCAGCAACGGTAGGAACAGGAAATATTGTCGGAGTAGCAACCGCCATTAAAATGGGTGGACCAGGAGCCCTCTTTTGGATGTGGGTAGCAGCCTTTTTTGGAATGGCAACTAAGTATGCAGAAGGTTTTTTGGCGATCAAATATCGGACAAAAGATGCTAACGGTCAGGTAGCTGGAGGCCCTATGCACTACATCACAATTGGGATGGGTGAAAAATGGAAGCCTTTGGCGATCTTCTTTGCGATTTCAGGCGTTTTAGTGGCCTTTCTTGGTATCGGTACCTTTACACAGGTCAATTCGATTACCTCTTCCTTGGAAAATAGCTTTGCCTTTTCTCCTCAGGTTGTGAGTATCATTTTGGCGGTTCTTGTAGGGGTCATTATCTTTGGGGGGATTGAGGCTATCTCCAATGTCTCTACGAAGGTTGTCCCTTTTATGGCTCTTTTGTATATTGCAGCAACGGTGACAGTGTTAGCTGTGAATGCGCATCAATTACTGCCCACCCTTGTTTTAGTCGCAAAAAGTGCCTTTACACCAAGTGCGGCTCTAGGTGGTTTTGCGGGAGCTAGCGTACGTGCGGCGATTCAAAACGGGATTGCTCGAGGCGTTTTTTCAAATGAATCAGGGCTCGGTTCAGCCCCGATTGCAGCAGCGGCTGCTAAGTCCAATCAGCCGGTTGAACAGGGCTTGATTTCGATGGTTGGGACTTTTATTGATACCATTATTATTTGTAGCTTGACTGGCTTGTCCATTTTGGTGACTGGTCAGTGGACGGTGGAAGGGCTAGAAGGTGCGCCGTTGACACAAGCAGCATTTGCAACTTTTTTTGGAAACCCAGGAGCCCTTGCCCTGACCTTTAGCCTAGTTCTTTTTGCCTTTACAACCATTTTAGGGTGGAGTTATTATGGGGAGCGGTGTTTTGAATTTCTCTTTGGGACACGGTTTATCCTGCTGTATCGCCTTATCTTTATTGCCATGGTCGCCTTGGGTGGCTTTCTCCAATTAGAAGTGATTTGGATGATTGCGGATATTGTCAATGGCCTAATGGCTCTGCCGAATCTGATTGCCTTACTAGCTTTATCGCCCATCATTATTCGTGAGACAAGACAGTACTTTAAGGAAAGATAG
- a CDS encoding flavocytochrome c — protein sequence MKLIGIVGTNAEKSLNRQLLQFMRTHFANKAEIEILEIKDVPMFNETDDQTDSPVIQLFHTKITAADGVIIATPEHNHTIPSSLNSLIEWLSFNVHPLDGKPVMIVGASYNIQGSSRAQLHLRQILDAPGVNALVMPGSEFLLGRAHQAFDENGRLKSEGTIDFLESCFYRFLRFVTVASQLSIPEEIRFEPGTYSVTTQGHNGQLPMLVTLSEEKIEKIDIDSSGESSGIADIVFTRIPNEIIEGQTLNVDTISGASVTSQGVLDGVARAVKLAGANPDILRKRSKAPSALDKEDKEYETDVVVVGGGGAGLAAAAAVLQEGKQVIVVEKFPAIGGNTVRAGGPMNAPDPQWQKGFAAHPGEDHNLRDLINLDETEIDPEFLEDFRALKLEVEQYLQNPSYLFDSTLLYRIQTYIGGKRRDLQGQEIHGDYDLLKILTEKALESVRWLEDIGVEFDHSDVTMPVGALWRRGHKPVQPMGYAFISVLERFVKEQGGQILTDSPVKELIVEDGIVRGVIATGRNGQTVTIRSKAVVLASGGFGANTKMLQEYNTYWTKIDDDIATSNTPAVTGDGIILGQSVGADVVGMGFSQMMPVSDPVTGALFSGLQVPPANFIMVNQEGKRFVDEYGSRDKLSQAAIDNGGLFYLIADDRIKETAYNTSQEKIDAQVAAGTLFRADTLEALAEQINIDPATLVETIRRYNQYVEDGYDPEFHKGGFDLKCVQAPYYATPRKPAVHHTMGGLKIDPSTHVLDTQSQVIAGLYAAGEVAGGLHAGNRLGGNSLTDIFTFGRIAGQTAVKEQCQ from the coding sequence ATGAAATTAATAGGTATCGTAGGTACAAATGCTGAAAAATCATTGAATCGTCAGCTTTTACAGTTCATGCGGACTCATTTTGCCAATAAGGCGGAGATTGAGATTTTGGAAATCAAAGATGTTCCTATGTTCAATGAAACAGATGATCAGACAGACTCTCCTGTCATTCAACTGTTTCATACAAAGATTACAGCAGCAGATGGAGTGATTATTGCAACACCTGAGCATAATCATACGATTCCATCTAGTTTAAATAGCTTAATTGAATGGCTGTCGTTTAACGTGCATCCGCTTGATGGGAAGCCGGTAATGATTGTCGGAGCATCGTACAATATTCAAGGTTCCTCACGTGCGCAGCTCCATCTTCGTCAAATTTTGGATGCTCCTGGAGTCAATGCATTAGTCATGCCAGGAAGTGAATTTTTACTTGGTAGAGCTCATCAGGCATTTGATGAAAATGGTCGTTTAAAATCTGAAGGAACTATTGACTTTTTAGAATCGTGTTTTTACCGCTTTTTACGCTTTGTTACCGTTGCCAGTCAATTAAGCATTCCGGAAGAAATCCGCTTTGAACCAGGGACCTACTCGGTGACCACCCAAGGGCATAATGGTCAATTACCAATGTTGGTCACTTTATCAGAAGAAAAGATTGAAAAAATTGACATTGATTCCTCAGGTGAATCTTCAGGAATTGCGGATATTGTCTTTACTCGGATTCCAAATGAAATCATTGAAGGGCAGACCTTGAACGTGGACACCATTTCAGGTGCTTCTGTCACGTCTCAAGGGGTATTAGATGGTGTGGCGCGTGCAGTTAAGCTAGCAGGTGCTAATCCAGATATTTTACGGAAACGCAGTAAGGCGCCATCTGCTTTGGATAAAGAAGACAAGGAATATGAAACTGATGTCGTTGTCGTTGGTGGTGGTGGTGCTGGTCTTGCGGCGGCCGCTGCTGTATTGCAAGAGGGCAAGCAAGTGATAGTCGTTGAGAAGTTCCCAGCGATTGGTGGAAATACTGTGCGGGCAGGTGGGCCAATGAATGCCCCGGATCCTCAGTGGCAAAAAGGTTTCGCAGCTCATCCAGGTGAAGATCACAATTTGAGAGATTTAATCAATCTTGATGAGACAGAAATTGATCCTGAATTTCTGGAAGATTTCCGTGCTTTGAAGCTAGAGGTAGAGCAGTATCTGCAAAATCCAAGTTATCTGTTTGACTCAACACTCTTATATCGTATTCAGACCTATATTGGAGGCAAGCGACGTGATTTACAAGGGCAAGAAATTCATGGAGACTATGATCTCTTGAAAATCTTGACAGAAAAAGCCTTGGAATCTGTACGCTGGTTAGAAGATATTGGGGTTGAATTTGATCATTCAGATGTCACAATGCCTGTTGGAGCTCTTTGGCGCCGTGGTCATAAACCGGTTCAGCCGATGGGCTATGCCTTCATCTCTGTTTTGGAACGCTTTGTTAAGGAGCAAGGCGGCCAGATTTTAACAGACTCTCCAGTGAAGGAGCTTATTGTTGAAGATGGTATTGTACGGGGAGTAATTGCCACAGGTCGAAATGGTCAAACGGTGACAATCCGTTCGAAAGCAGTTGTATTGGCCTCTGGTGGATTTGGTGCTAATACTAAAATGTTGCAAGAATACAACACTTATTGGACGAAGATTGATGACGATATTGCAACCTCTAATACCCCTGCGGTAACAGGCGACGGTATTATTCTTGGTCAGTCTGTCGGTGCAGACGTGGTTGGCATGGGCTTTAGCCAAATGATGCCCGTCTCTGATCCAGTGACAGGAGCCCTCTTTTCTGGTCTGCAAGTTCCTCCAGCTAACTTTATCATGGTCAATCAAGAAGGGAAACGCTTCGTAGATGAATACGGTAGCCGCGATAAATTATCACAGGCAGCGATTGACAATGGAGGTCTCTTCTATCTAATTGCAGATGATCGCATCAAGGAAACGGCTTATAATACCAGCCAAGAAAAGATAGATGCCCAGGTAGCGGCAGGGACACTTTTCCGTGCAGATACGTTGGAAGCATTAGCTGAGCAGATCAATATCGATCCCGCAACCTTGGTGGAGACAATCCGTCGATACAATCAATACGTAGAAGATGGTTACGATCCAGAGTTTCACAAAGGCGGTTTCGATCTCAAATGTGTGCAGGCACCGTATTATGCTACCCCTCGGAAACCAGCCGTTCACCATACCATGGGTGGATTGAAAATCGATCCGAGTACGCATGTGCTTGATACCCAGTCACAAGTGATTGCAGGCCTGTATGCGGCAGGTGAGGTGGCCGGAGGTCTTCATGCCGGAAACCGATTAGGTGGAAATTCATTGACAGATATCTTTACATTTGGCCGCATTGCAGGTCAAACAGCTGTCAAAGAACAGTGTCAATAA
- the trxA gene encoding thioredoxin produces MVQAVTDANFVEETKEGLVLIDFWATWCGPCRMQAPILEQLAEEIHEDELKILKMDVDENPNTAREFGIMSIPTLLFKKDGEVVKQVAGVHSKDQIKAIIAEFA; encoded by the coding sequence ATGGTTCAAGCAGTTACTGATGCAAACTTTGTCGAAGAAACCAAAGAAGGTCTTGTTTTGATTGATTTTTGGGCAACTTGGTGTGGTCCATGCCGCATGCAAGCACCTATTTTGGAGCAATTAGCAGAAGAAATTCATGAAGATGAATTGAAAATTTTGAAAATGGATGTGGATGAAAATCCAAATACAGCTCGTGAATTTGGCATTATGTCCATTCCAACTCTTCTCTTTAAAAAAGATGGAGAAGTTGTCAAGCAAGTTGCTGGTGTCCACAGCAAAGACCAAATCAAAGCAATTATTGCTGAGTTTGCATAA
- the msrB gene encoding peptide-methionine (R)-S-oxide reductase MsrB — MVQENKKALRERIGDLAYEVTQNAATERAFTGEYDEFFEKGIYVDIVSGEPLFASTDKYNSGCGWPAFTKPIEQHRVTNHEDHSFGMRRVEVRSKEADSHLGHVFTDGPVDQGGLRYCINSAALRFIPYEDMEKEGYKDYMALVQ; from the coding sequence ATGGTACAAGAAAATAAAAAAGCATTGCGTGAGCGTATCGGTGACTTGGCGTATGAAGTGACGCAAAATGCCGCTACTGAGCGCGCTTTCACTGGAGAATACGATGAGTTTTTCGAAAAAGGGATTTATGTTGATATTGTCAGTGGAGAACCCCTGTTTGCTTCTACGGATAAATATAACTCTGGCTGCGGCTGGCCAGCCTTTACAAAACCGATTGAGCAACATCGAGTAACCAACCACGAAGACCATTCTTTTGGGATGCGGCGTGTCGAAGTGCGTAGCAAGGAAGCAGATTCGCACTTGGGCCATGTCTTTACTGACGGTCCAGTTGATCAAGGCGGGCTGCGCTACTGTATCAATTCTGCTGCGCTCAGGTTTATTCCTTATGAAGATATGGAAAAAGAAGGCTACAAAGATTATATGGCTCTAGTTCAATAA
- a CDS encoding NADPH-dependent FMN reductase has product MKLVAIVGTNSARSTNRKLLQFMSKHFRDKAEIEVLEIKDLPAFNEPADKIAPAAVADFSQKILGAEGVIIATPEYDHTIPAPLASALEWIAYTSRALINKPTMIVGASLGSLGTSRAQAHLRQILDAPELKARVMPGTEFFLGHSEQVLDDEYHLHNEEKVLELEEHFAEFQQFVLLTNQLVQQADTDSKRAFAWETEE; this is encoded by the coding sequence ATGAAGTTGGTAGCTATTGTTGGGACGAATTCAGCTCGTTCAACCAATCGAAAATTGTTGCAGTTTATGTCAAAGCATTTTCGCGATAAGGCGGAAATTGAGGTGTTGGAAATCAAGGATCTTCCTGCTTTCAATGAGCCAGCAGATAAGATAGCACCGGCAGCGGTAGCGGATTTTTCACAGAAAATTTTGGGGGCAGAAGGAGTGATTATTGCGACACCTGAGTATGACCATACGATTCCCGCACCATTGGCCTCAGCCTTAGAATGGATTGCCTACACCAGTCGTGCCCTCATCAATAAGCCAACGATGATTGTAGGAGCTTCCCTTGGTTCCTTGGGAACTTCTCGTGCTCAAGCTCATTTGCGTCAAATCTTAGATGCGCCTGAATTAAAAGCACGCGTCATGCCAGGGACGGAGTTCTTTTTAGGACACTCAGAACAAGTTCTGGATGACGAATATCACTTGCACAATGAAGAGAAGGTACTCGAGTTAGAAGAGCATTTTGCAGAATTTCAACAATTTGTCCTGCTGACGAATCAACTAGTGCAACAGGCAGATACAGATAGCAAACGAGCTTTTGCTTGGGAGACAGAAGAATAG
- a CDS encoding cation transporter, with translation MQKSIEQRSLTVNFIITFIVSVAGIIVYFITDIQALLLDGFFSFISFLSAMVGIYISRISHKKTTRYPHGLHFLEPLYAIFKSILILLLLLLAVINASETALHYFLAGEGEPLLVGPILPYTLFVVTLCLALSFYNHYQNRKINFLSTILKAETKGSMIDGLQSLGAGLAFCLLYFINLNGTFGFLHYTADFFITSISVICLLPEPVKMLHAAFIELSHGIATDQEITEPIDDLILHHFKHVLPHINYQIVKIGMALSVKIYVENHDAELLLRILSIRPHFLEELQALYPNARASIIYI, from the coding sequence GTGCAAAAAAGCATCGAACAGCGATCATTAACTGTCAATTTCATCATCACGTTTATTGTATCGGTTGCTGGAATTATCGTCTATTTTATTACCGATATACAGGCCCTTCTACTGGATGGATTTTTCTCATTTATCAGCTTTTTGTCTGCAATGGTTGGGATTTATATCTCACGAATTAGTCACAAAAAGACCACGCGCTATCCACATGGTCTTCATTTCTTAGAGCCACTCTATGCTATTTTCAAGTCTATTTTGATTTTGCTATTGTTGCTATTGGCTGTTATCAATGCTTCTGAGACTGCTCTACATTATTTCCTTGCTGGTGAAGGGGAACCGCTTCTTGTCGGACCAATCTTACCCTATACCCTCTTTGTTGTGACGCTCTGCCTTGCGCTTAGCTTTTATAATCACTACCAAAATCGAAAAATCAATTTCCTAAGTACCATTTTAAAGGCTGAAACCAAGGGGAGCATGATTGACGGATTGCAATCATTAGGAGCAGGTCTCGCTTTTTGCCTTCTCTACTTTATTAATCTCAATGGCACATTCGGCTTTTTACACTACACTGCCGACTTCTTCATCACCAGCATTTCCGTTATCTGCCTCCTACCAGAGCCTGTTAAAATGCTCCACGCCGCTTTTATCGAACTGTCACACGGCATTGCGACTGACCAAGAAATTACTGAGCCGATTGATGATTTGATTCTACACCATTTCAAACATGTCCTGCCCCATATCAATTACCAGATTGTCAAAATTGGGATGGCACTATCAGTCAAAATCTATGTTGAAAACCATGATGCGGAGTTACTCTTGCGCATTCTTTCTATTCGACCTCATTTTTTAGAAGAATTACAAGCCCTCTATCCCAATGCTCGAGCCTCGATTATCTATATCTAG
- a CDS encoding mechanosensitive ion channel family protein, which produces MIRFFENYMARFDIEAILMEAVSKIASLVLLVLVFYLIKNVIRISISKLFLPSIRVSTQDIGRQKTIARLLESALNYVLYFLLLYSVLSLLGLPVSSLLAGAGIAGVAIGMGAQGFLSDLVNGFFILLERQFDVGDIVGLTNGPIKIKGTVASVGIRTTQIRDGDGTLHFIPNRNILVVSNQSRGDMRVQVDIPLSLTADLAKAWQIIERVNQQELASQPAIKGAKMVGPQTLDSGSFVFRVQFFVVNGKQNQMYQHFYMLYQEALLSEGIELGHS; this is translated from the coding sequence ATGATACGATTTTTTGAAAACTATATGGCACGATTTGATATCGAAGCAATCTTGATGGAAGCTGTCAGTAAAATAGCCTCGCTGGTACTTTTAGTGCTTGTGTTTTATCTTATAAAAAACGTGATTCGCATTTCGATCTCTAAGTTGTTTTTGCCTTCCATACGTGTCTCGACGCAAGATATTGGCCGGCAAAAGACCATTGCTCGCTTGCTAGAAAGTGCTTTGAATTATGTATTGTATTTTCTGTTGCTTTACTCCGTCTTGTCGCTTCTAGGGTTGCCGGTTTCTAGTTTGCTTGCCGGAGCGGGAATTGCAGGGGTTGCGATTGGGATGGGAGCGCAGGGGTTTTTATCCGACTTGGTGAATGGGTTCTTCATTTTGCTCGAAAGACAGTTTGATGTCGGTGATATCGTTGGCTTGACCAATGGTCCGATAAAGATAAAAGGGACAGTTGCCAGCGTGGGCATACGGACAACTCAGATTCGAGATGGGGATGGCACGCTTCATTTCATCCCTAATCGGAATATTCTGGTGGTAAGCAACCAATCACGAGGCGATATGCGTGTTCAAGTGGATATTCCGCTGAGTCTGACAGCTGATTTGGCTAAGGCTTGGCAGATTATTGAACGTGTAAATCAACAAGAATTGGCTTCACAACCTGCCATCAAGGGTGCGAAAATGGTGGGGCCTCAGACATTGGATAGTGGTTCGTTTGTTTTTCGAGTCCAATTTTTTGTAGTAAACGGGAAACAAAATCAGATGTATCAGCACTTCTACATGCTCTATCAAGAAGCCTTGCTTTCTGAGGGTATAGAGCTTGGACATTCGTAA
- a CDS encoding DUF4352 domain-containing protein, whose protein sequence is MIPKEWISENGYVYYRKKPLYRQSLFWTTIAGALISCLLGLALVLALVAGRASSWTDTAPNGRDVSLESDYYREQAIGQKVELLNELMLTVDSMEIDTETTLVGMYHTHALVVNITIENPTKIAEYFEEHDAIVEGTGVKDNDAIGNQYWLDNRTYDVPLKKKIDPGEKVQFRLVYGVNPDTQYRFIYDGNVWSLTQGESL, encoded by the coding sequence GTGATTCCAAAAGAATGGATTAGTGAAAATGGTTATGTCTATTATCGGAAAAAGCCGCTCTACAGGCAGTCCTTATTTTGGACAACGATTGCTGGGGCACTTATCAGTTGCTTGTTAGGACTTGCGCTAGTGCTTGCTTTGGTGGCTGGTCGGGCATCGTCCTGGACCGATACAGCTCCGAACGGTCGTGATGTTTCTTTGGAAAGTGACTACTACAGAGAGCAAGCAATCGGTCAAAAGGTCGAGTTGCTAAACGAGTTGATGCTGACAGTTGATTCGATGGAGATTGATACCGAGACTACTTTGGTGGGGATGTACCATACACATGCATTGGTGGTGAATATAACAATTGAAAATCCAACTAAGATTGCCGAATATTTTGAAGAGCACGATGCTATAGTAGAAGGTACAGGGGTCAAGGATAATGATGCAATAGGAAACCAGTACTGGCTGGACAATCGGACCTATGATGTACCGTTGAAAAAGAAGATTGACCCAGGAGAAAAGGTCCAGTTTAGATTAGTGTACGGAGTCAATCCAGATACACAGTACCGTTTTATTTATGATGGTAATGTATGGAGCCTTACCCAAGGTGAAAGCCTGTGA
- a CDS encoding class Ib ribonucleoside-diphosphate reductase assembly flavoprotein NrdI, translating to MTKIVYASRTGHVEKIVNQLNLTDTLKIETGSEKIDGNYVIFTYSTGKGKTPKIVEQFLANNPGIKAVVGSGSMAKHAETFNFAAENIAQAYQVPILAKLDGAGTPQEIEDLAKILETL from the coding sequence ATGACAAAAATCGTTTATGCAAGCCGTACGGGCCATGTTGAAAAAATCGTGAATCAGCTTAATCTGACAGATACCTTAAAAATAGAGACAGGGAGTGAGAAAATTGATGGGAACTATGTGATTTTTACCTATTCTACAGGAAAAGGAAAAACACCGAAGATCGTTGAACAGTTTTTAGCCAATAATCCAGGCATCAAGGCCGTTGTTGGGAGTGGATCAATGGCCAAACATGCTGAAACCTTTAACTTTGCAGCAGAAAACATTGCTCAAGCCTATCAAGTGCCCATCCTAGCCAAATTAGATGGAGCAGGTACTCCTCAAGAGATAGAAGATTTGGCTAAAATCTTAGAAACTCTGTAA
- the gdhA gene encoding NADP-specific glutamate dehydrogenase — MTTAKDYIQQSFEAVKARNPHETEFLQAVEELFNTLEPVFEAHPEYITENILARIVEPERIISFRVPWTDKDGNVQVNRGYRVQFNSAVGPYKGGLRFHPTVNQSILKFLGFEQIFKNVLTGLPIGGGKGGSDFDPKGKTDAEIMRFCQSFMTELQKHIGPSLDVPAGDIGVGGREIGYMYGQYKRLRQFDAGVLTGKPLGFGGSLIRPEATGYGLVYFTDNMLQANGKSFNGQTVLVSGSGNVAQFAVQKATELGATVISVSDSNGYIIDETGIDFDLLCEIKNNRRARLTEYAAEKPTATYHEGSVWTYEGKADIALPCATQNEIDGAAAARLVKNGVYCVAEGANMPSNLEAIHTYQENGVLYGLAKAANAGGVAVSALEMSQNSLRLSWTAEEVDNRLKDIMANIFNTAKETAEKYNLGQDYLAGANIAAFEQIADAMIAQGLV, encoded by the coding sequence ATGACAACTGCCAAAGACTATATCCAACAATCATTTGAAGCTGTGAAAGCACGCAACCCACACGAAACAGAATTTTTACAAGCCGTTGAAGAGTTGTTCAACACGCTTGAGCCTGTCTTTGAAGCACACCCAGAATATATTACTGAAAATATCTTGGCTCGCATCGTTGAGCCTGAGCGCATTATCAGCTTCCGTGTACCATGGACAGATAAAGACGGAAATGTCCAAGTCAACCGTGGCTACCGCGTACAATTTAACTCAGCTGTTGGACCATACAAAGGCGGTCTTCGCTTCCACCCAACTGTTAACCAGTCTATCTTGAAATTCCTTGGTTTTGAGCAAATCTTTAAAAATGTCTTGACAGGTCTGCCAATCGGCGGTGGTAAAGGTGGATCAGACTTTGATCCTAAAGGTAAGACTGATGCTGAAATCATGCGTTTCTGCCAAAGTTTCATGACAGAATTGCAAAAACATATCGGTCCTTCTCTTGATGTACCAGCTGGTGACATCGGTGTCGGTGGTCGTGAAATTGGTTACATGTACGGTCAATACAAGCGTCTTCGCCAATTTGATGCAGGTGTCTTGACAGGTAAACCACTCGGTTTTGGTGGTAGCTTGATTCGTCCAGAAGCAACTGGTTACGGCCTTGTCTACTTCACTGACAATATGCTACAAGCAAACGGTAAATCCTTCAATGGTCAAACTGTCCTTGTTTCTGGTTCTGGAAATGTAGCACAATTTGCTGTTCAAAAAGCAACTGAACTCGGTGCAACTGTCATTTCTGTCTCTGATTCAAATGGTTATATCATCGATGAAACTGGAATAGACTTTGACCTTCTTTGCGAAATCAAAAATAACCGCCGCGCTCGTTTGACCGAATACGCTGCTGAAAAACCAACTGCAACGTATCACGAAGGTTCTGTCTGGACCTACGAAGGAAAAGCAGATATCGCCCTTCCATGTGCTACTCAAAACGAGATTGATGGTGCAGCAGCTGCGCGCCTTGTAAAAAATGGTGTCTACTGTGTAGCTGAGGGAGCGAATATGCCTTCGAACTTAGAAGCCATCCACACTTACCAAGAAAATGGTGTCCTTTATGGACTCGCAAAAGCTGCCAACGCTGGTGGTGTTGCCGTATCAGCGCTTGAAATGAGCCAGAACAGCCTTCGCCTTTCATGGACTGCCGAAGAAGTAGACAACCGCTTGAAAGACATCATGGCCAATATCTTCAACACTGCAAAAGAAACGGCTGAAAAATACAACCTCGGCCAAGACTACCTTGCTGGTGCCAACATCGCTGCCTTTGAACAAATCGCAGATGCGATGATTGCACAAGGTTTAGTATAG